One stretch of Miscanthus floridulus cultivar M001 chromosome 18, ASM1932011v1, whole genome shotgun sequence DNA includes these proteins:
- the LOC136524310 gene encoding uncharacterized protein, whose product MYFAGTLNINGARAGIIFITPTKDKLRYVLRIHFPASNNIAEYEACLHGLRIAIELGVKHLMVYGDSALVINQLNKDWSCSSEKMDAYCAEIRKLEGKFYGIEYHHVVRDQNQLADHLSKLGSSRAVILLGVFVQDLLAPSIKEDKEVEEVV is encoded by the exons atgtacttcgccggcacccttaacatcaatggtgctagagCAGGCATTATATTCATtacaccgaccaaggataagctccggtatgttctccggatacacttcccggcctccaacaacatcgccgaatatgaagcatgtctccatggactccgtatagccatcgagctcggtgtcaaacaccTCATGGTGTACGGCGATTCTGCACTGGTCATTAACCAGCTTaataaagactggtcttgctccagcgagaagatggacgcatattgcgctgaaatcaggaagctcgaaggaaaattctatggcatcgagtatcaccatgtggtacgcgaccaaaatcagctcgccgatcacTTATCCAAGCTGGGCTCTTCTCGTGCCGTGATCCTGctaggggtcttcgttcaagatctcctggcgccatctatcaaagaagataaggaagtcgaagag gtcgtttga